From a region of the Theobroma cacao cultivar B97-61/B2 chromosome 8, Criollo_cocoa_genome_V2, whole genome shotgun sequence genome:
- the LOC18591824 gene encoding UDP-glycosyltransferase 91C1, whose product MENSKVLHIVMFPWLAMGHFIPFFRLSKLLAQRGHRISFVSTPRNLSKLPKIPSNLSSKITLVSFPLPEVPNLPSLAESSMDITHNQQQPLKHAFDLLQPLLTSFLESSKPDWIIYDYASHWLPSVAAQLGVSRAFFAVFTAACLSFLGPPSALINGGDGARSTADDFTKVPKWVPFESNLAYRLHEITKYVERTDEDTFGPPDTVRFGVTIQESDVVVIRSSDEFEPDWFNLLRQLFEKPVTPVGFLPPILEEDEIQKDEKWVVVKEWLDKQRVNSVVYVALGTEVHLSKEELSDLAMGLEKSGLPFFWVLKKSPGSSQSELDMLPDGLEERVKGRGFVHLGWVPQVKILSHESIGGFLTHCGWNSVIEALGLGRVLIMFPVLNDQGLNARLLHERKVGVEIPRNEIDGSFTSDEVAESVRLAVVEESGQSLRETVQAIKSYFGDKGRNDGYVDKFVRQLEENRK is encoded by the coding sequence ATGGAGAACAGCAAAGTTCTGCACATAGTGATGTTCCCATGGCTTGCAATGGGACATTTCATTCCCTTCTTTCGTCTTTCCAAGCTCTTAGCCCAAAGGGGTCACAGAATCTCCTTCGTATCAACCCCAAGAAACCTCTCTAAACTTCCCAAAATACCATCAAACCTCTCATCTAAAATTACCCTCGTATCCTTCCCTTTGCCTGAAGTACCCAACTTACCATCCCTAGCTGAATCCTCCATGGACATTACTCATAACCAGCAGCAACCACTCAAGCACGCCTTTGATCTGCTACAACCGCTTCTAACTTCTTTCCTCGAATCCTCAAAACCTGATTGGATCATTTATGACTATGCTTCTCATTGGCTTCCGTCAGTAGCAGCGCAGCTAGGTGTCTCACGCGCCTTCTTTGCTGTCTTCACAGCTGCATGTTTATCCTTCCTCGGTCCACCTTCAGCGTTGATTAACGGTGGAGATGGTGCAAGATCAACGGCTGACGACTTCACAAAAGTCCCCAAGTGGGTCCCTTTTGAATCCAACCTGGCTTACCGTTTGCATGAAATTACCAAATACGTCGAGAGAACGGATGAGGATACATTTGGACCACCTGACACGGTCCGGTTCGGTGTTACGATTCAAGAGAGTGATGTTGTTGTTATCAGAAGTTCTGATGAGTTTGAACCGGACTGGTTCAATCTTTTACGTCAGCTTTTTGAAAAACCGGTAACACCGGTTGGTTTTTTGCCGCCAATACTGGAAGAAGATGAGATTcagaaagatgaaaaatgggttGTTGTTAAAGAATGGTTGGATAAACAGAGAGTAAACTCAGTAGTATATGTTGCGCTGGGGACTGAGGTTCATTTGAGTAAAGAAGAACTCAGTGATTTGGCGATGGGGTTGGAGAAGTCAGGCTTACCTTTCTTTTGGGTGTTAAAGAAGTCGCCCGGGTCATCTCAGTCAGAGTTGGACATGTTACCAGATGGACTTGAGGAGCGAGTCAAGGGACGCGGGTTTGTTCACTTGGGGTGGGTTCCACAAGTGAAGATACTGAGTCACGAGTCCATCGGGGGATTCTTAACTCACTGTGGTTGGAACTCGGTTATAGAGGCACTAGGGTTGGGACGGGTTTTGATCATGTTTCCGGTGTTGAATGACCAAGGGCTAAATGCCAGGCTATTGCACGAAAGAAAAGTCGGCGTAGAGATACCAAGGAATGAGATAGATGGATCGTTTACAAGTGATGAGGTGGCGGAGTCAGTGAGGTTGGCGGTGGTGGAGGAATCGGGCCAGTCGTTGAGAGAAACAGTACAAGCAATAAAGAGTTACTTTGGTGACAAGGGCAGGAACGACGGTTACGTCGATAAATTTGTTCGTCAACTAGAGGAGAACAGGAAGTGA